The following proteins come from a genomic window of Luteitalea sp.:
- a CDS encoding type II toxin-antitoxin system prevent-host-death family antitoxin has product MKMTATEFKAKCLATIDRVRERGESIAITKHGRVVASLVPAGDYDARPWLRVRGAARWHGDPFSPAIDEREIEALR; this is encoded by the coding sequence ATGAAGATGACCGCCACGGAGTTCAAGGCGAAGTGTCTGGCCACGATTGACCGTGTCCGTGAGCGCGGCGAGTCCATTGCCATCACCAAGCACGGTCGTGTGGTCGCGAGCCTTGTTCCGGCCGGAGATTACGACGCGCGTCCGTGGCTCCGCGTCCGGGGAGCCGCGCGTTGGCATGGCGACCCCTTTTCGCCCGCAATCGATGAGCGTGAGATCGAGGCGCTTCGGTGA